GTGAAAAAGAAACGAGTCTTGCTGCGTCTCTCAGTACATCGTTTTCTTTAGGACTTTACGGTAAAGGGGGACTTAACGTGTCAGGTGGGTCCACAACACAAGTAGAGGCTTCTAAGGATTTCTCCAACAGTGTGACACAATCTACTATTAAGACGTATGGGGGACCTACATACCAACCGCAAAACTTCCAACTTGATGACTGGGCTAGAGGGGTAGATGATAATATGGTTGCAATTGACAAAGAAGGCACCCCTTTATACTACTTCATAACCGCTTCTGCGTTTCCGGAACTTCCAAACTACATAATTCCTGATCTGTTCAATCACATTCAGCACGCGGTTTATCTTTACTATAAGTATAATACATATCGCGGTTGTACAGATGTTAACAAACCCAATTTTAATCGGAATGCAAATGTTCAAGATGGGACATGCTCACCTCCTTCGACTAACTTTACGTTTGGTGGGGTGTATCAAACTTGTACACAAGATGCCGTTTCTCGAATCTGACCACTGTTCGGGCTACATCCAGAGAAATCCTCTCACCGGTGAATCGTCCTGTCCTTCCGGCTACAACCCTGTTCTACTCGACAGTTCTAACATAGGCAAAACAGAAACCACTCGTGAATGCCACAGAGTCTGGTATAAAGTCTGGTTAGGTAAAAAGTGCACGAATATCCCTGTCCCCGGAAGTGTGACTGTTAGTTCGTATTGGTGTGTGGCTACCGGAGACGTACATCAATCTTCAGGTTATATGTTCGGAGGGCTTTTCACGCCACACATTGGGAATCTCATGACAGGAGGAAGTTCTTGTCCTCCAAACTTCAACAAACTTCCACTCTTGGATGGTCTGACGGTCTGCGTTACACAAGACTTTGATTCCGGTTTCCCTTTCTCGGCACCGTTTGGAGGCTTCTTCACTTGCAAAAATGGTAATCCTCTTGCAGCTAGTGCGAAAACCGATCAATCCCATTGGCCACATTCATGTCCGACAGGTTTTAGCAGTCATCTTGCACTGATGTCGAATGAATGTGAAATAGAATATTGTgcacaattaaaacatatatcagATAAAGGATTACCCTCCGTAAGGAAACCTCCATTTATGGCTTATCCAAATTACAGACATGTTGAAGCGACTGAAATTTTCATCGACCCTACATCCAACACGTGGACAAAATTACCTACGGACATGCTCGAAATACAGGATGCCACATTGGATTTAGAAAAAGCTAAACTTGTCTTCAGAAACAGTCCAGATTTCGAGGAACAAATGCAACTGATAAATATCCCAACAATGCCGATGGCGTATGGAAACGCTAGTTCAAAGAATGATAATTCCAGCATTCCCATTTCAAGGGTCAGTGTCAAGGATAAGGAAACACGGAGAATAGATACAGACTACAAACTGGGCTTGAACGACGAGCTTAAATTATCGCCAGACTCAAAGGATCACCAAGCTCTACCAAACGGGATGGTGGTTGCCCTGTCTGTGGTCTCAACTCTCCTGTTTGTCTGCGTGATCGTCATATTAACA
The window above is part of the Pecten maximus chromosome 2, xPecMax1.1, whole genome shotgun sequence genome. Proteins encoded here:
- the LOC117342576 gene encoding macrophage-expressed gene 1 protein-like translates to MERSVRLICTLVLFGIALHTPVLEAAKLRHGHQHEDRLPIGSPSWCMDKMRSFNLTHFEVLPGNGWDNLENKERGQVIQHTYTECRTTDDGKFLIPDGVVTTPVKSSKLDVFSEVYSSWMDYKETTSKSINVAAKYSRGFFSIDGTFSAESQSVKENQADQKSSIARTQARYVKYIAKLQPDMSFHPTFRARVMEIAKLIQTNEKVVARYESQQLVRDFGTHVLTGMDAGAVITQVQHVSLGFVSTHSEKETSLAASLSTSFSLGLYGKGGLNVSGGSTTQVEASKDFSNSVTQSTIKTYGGPTYQPQNFQLDDWARGMLTNPILIGMQMFKMGHAHLLRLTLRLVGCIKLVHKMPFLESDHCSGYIQRNPLTGESSCPSGYNPVLLDSSNIGKTETTRECHRVWYKVWLGKKCTNIPVPGSVTVSSYWCVATGDVHQSSGYMFGGLFTPHIGNLMTGGSSCPPNFNKLPLLDGLTVCVTQDFDSGFPFSAPFGGFFTCKNGNPLAASAKTDQSHWPHSCPTGFSSHLALMSNECEIEYCAQLKHISDKGLPSVRKPPFMAYPNYRHVEATEIFIDPTSNTWTKLPTDMLEIQDATLDLEKAKLVFRNSPDFEEQMQLINIPTMPMAYGNASSKNDNSSIPISRVSVKDKETRRIDTDYKLGLNDELKLSPDSKDHQALPNGMVVALSVVSTLLFVCVIVILTMYKRRRVVYRGGEEQTLLG